From one Neovison vison isolate M4711 chromosome 1, ASM_NN_V1, whole genome shotgun sequence genomic stretch:
- the LOC122910165 gene encoding olfactory receptor 2W1-like, with product MDTNNGSSTTDFILLGFSDRPQLEPIISGVVFIFYIVTLVGNTTIILVSYLDTQLHTPMYFFLTNLSFLDLCYTSSIIPQMLVNLWGPTKSITYGGCVLQFFFALDLGSTECLLLAVMAYDRYAAVCQPLHYTVIMNPQLCQKMVLTAWLGGFGSALILCSLTLNLPRCGHRKVDNFFCEMPALLKMVCVYSKIMEITVFALGVILLLVPLSLILISYGIITQAVMRVKSKARWRKVLNTCGSHLTVVTLFYGTIIYMYMKPQNSTFQDEGKFFTFFYTIITPTLNPLIYTLRNKDVKSAVKRILHVEKWSAKSS from the coding sequence ATGGACACAAACAATGGAAGTTCCACAACAGATTTCATCCTGCTGGGCTTTTCTGATCGGCCCCAATTAGAACCCATCATCTCTGGGGTGGTCTTCATCTTCTATATTGTGACTCTGGTAGGAAACACAACCATCATTCTGGTATCTTACCTAGACACCCAGCTCCATACGCCCATGTATTTCTTCTTAACCAATTTGTCTTTTTTGGATCTTTGTTATACATCTAGCATTATCCCCCAGATGCTGGTAAATCTATGGGGTCCAACAAAGTCTATTACATATGGAGGGTGTGTGCTCCAATTCTTCTTTGCCCTCGACCTGGGATCCACCGAATGTCTTCTCTTGGctgtgatggcctatgaccgctatgctGCTGTCTGTCAACCTCTTCACTACACGGTCATAATGAACCCTCAGCTTTGCCAGAAGATGGTACTCACCGCCTGGTTAGGCGGTTTTGGCAGTGCCTTAATTCTTTGCTCCTTGACTTTGAATTTGCCAAGATGTGGTCACCGGAAGGTAGATAATTTTTTCTGTGAGATGCCAGCATTGCTCAAGATGGTTTGTGTCTATTCAAAAATAATGGAGATCACTGTCTTTGCTCTTGGAGTAATATTACTTCTAGTACCTCTATCACTAATTCTCATCTCATATGGAATTATCACTCAAGCTGTCATGAGGGTCAAGTCAAAGGCAAGATGGCGTAAGGTCCTTAATACATGTGGTTCCCACCTCACAGTAGTAACTCTGTTTTATGGAACAATCATTTACATGTATATGAAGCCACAGAATAGCACATTCCAAGATGAGGGGaagttctttactttcttttacaCGATCATCACACCCACCCTTAACCCTCTGATCTacactttaagaaacaaagatgTAAAGAGTGCAGTAAAGAGAATACTACATGTAGAAAAATGGTCAGCCAAGTCGAGTTAG